ATATGCAACCAGAGCAAGGAATTGAAGCATACGCCACCAAAACTTACCGTATCGCAACAGGCTGTGCAGCTAGAAGACGAGTAACCTACAAGGGTCATTTGAGAAAATTGAGCAAGCGAACCGCGAATCTGATGAGGTAGAATACCAAGAGGTTGCTCACTAGTTCCAATGACATTGCTGCTAATATCACCTTCTGCAAATATCCTGAAAAAATAGTGAAGATGTGATGAGATTCATGtagaatattttttctttcaattgtaAGCCTCAAATTTCATGCACAAAAATCAATCTTCGTTGAATTACCCTTCAGGATGATGCAAAATCGATACTAAAAGTTCAACTGCAAGGGCCGAAGCAATTGGAGCCAGTCCCGGTCGGGTCACAGTACATTGCTGGTCCAAGGTGCGGTTGGAGGTTGACTGCGGAAAGCATCTATGAATCAGTTATAAATGTTATAATAGTTCAACACAACCACACTTAATGCTACAAGGAAATTACATCAGTCGGTGCTACAACATCATTGCAAAAATAACAGCCCAGTCTATGCTTTCCCTttgcatcttttattttgtgcaCATCAGAAGATGAAGAAATAGCAGTTTCAGCATTGAAGCCATGGGCATGACTAAAAGGACCAGCTCCATGCCGCATAACCAAGAAACTATCAAACCCTAGTGCCGCAGTAATGGTAATCTGCAAAAagatagataatatataaatatgcaAGCATGTTAGTCAAAAATACCAAATCAAACTATGGATGGGATAAGACATGCTTCTGTTAAAAATGCGAATCACGTGCAGGCAGTGACTTAATGTTATAGCGATACATATACCATTAATGAGAATAAATTGGCCAACCTTGTTAGTATTGGCACAGAGAAGAGTTGGCAGCCATCGACTTTCCCTGGTATCTGTCAATAAGAAAACTGAATCATGAGCATCGATCAAATCGGACAAGCGCCTACAATCATCGAGCACACTCTCCTGTTCTTGGCTATTTACTGGGTGTCCAGGCATCGGTATAGCCATAACAACACCTTCTGCTTcctgaaaacaaagaaaaagaatgcaGTTAGGAAGGGAAAAAAGGAGGGGTTATCAGGTTTAGCATCTAGCAAAGTCCTAGAGATCAACAACTTACCACCGCAGGAAATATCCGTTTGAGGCTTTCAACGGCTGCTATTGCTTTGAAACTACCACCGTTAAGACAGTCATCTAAAGTATATAGAGACTGCCTCAACGGGTTAGACATGGCCACCTTGCCATTGTCTACTAGAGTAATTTTTCTGACTCCCCATGCCTGAAAAAGGCAAAAGCATCATAAACTCTCTCCATGAGAAGAATTTAAACAATTATAACTATATAACTTCCTCAATACACACCATAAGCATGCGTGCAACCTGGCATCCTAGAGTTCCTGCTCCAAGGAGAAGACACTTGACAGAAGATAAGGCACTCAAGTTTAGAGAAGGCAGCGCACGCCACCTCATAAgctttaaattcaaatctgcAGCAGATACGGCCAACCTGTAAAAACAGTAAAACAAAACAACAGAAGCGCTCATGAGGGAAGAAGCACTAGCTGATAAAATAAATGGGAGAAAACAGCAAAGGAAAGAAACCTTGTTGGATCCATGGACTGTGCAAGGCTAATACACCTAGGTACTTTTCTCCCCTTATTGAGTTCCCATCCAACTGCATTCGGCATGGTGTCCTTCCACCCTAAAAAATTAGCCCTTCAAGTAAGAACCTCAAGTTAAAACAGAAATAGATATGACATCGTAATTGTTAAACAATCAATGCATATTTACCTTCTGAAACAGTTATCAATGCTTCACCAACAAGGGATAATCCCATATCGGCAAAACCACGATTCTCTCTGTAGCATAAAAATTGAACAGACTTGAGATTCCACTTTGCAGAGATAAGTGCTAAGAAGTTGCGTAGAGGCCAGCCAGGATTATTTGGAAGATGACATGGGTCATAAAATCCAAAGAGGATCTGTCAATAAAATCTAGTAAATTTCATACAAGGAGATCTGTATTTTCACAAAGGCTGCATTTAAGTATCATAACCAGAGTCAGGGTAAGCGACCTTGTGAGCATCGCTCTGACACGCATCCCAGTCTTTCAAGAGCCTAATAGTAGCACGCGATTGAGGATCTATAGTGACTAAAAAGAACGGAACATCTGCAACATTCTCTGTTATTAGGAAGCAGTGGAAACAAACTGTGACACTATACCCCAGTGCTTGACGAAATTAATGATATTTATACCTGCCGTTGATTTTGAGTTCCGCCACTCATTACAGGCAGTTGAGAGGGATTCTGCCTGGCATTtcacaatcaaacaactaaaccAACGTTAGAGCGAACTTAAACAACGGTATAATATCAAATAATGATGAAAAACTCAGAGCACCTCGGCTGCGCTCAACCACTGAGAAGCTGGCCTTAGGTTAACCAAGGCTGCAGGAGGATCAAGCATCAGAGCTGGGAAAGCAAACCAATAGTGAAAGCTCCATTTTTTGAGGTctgcaaaagaaataagaaggaatCTTGAAAGCATTGAACAGTCCTCCACAGCTTTTCCAGTTACTATGTCATTCCATATCTAAATTAACATCAAAAGTTAaaggttaaaaaaaaaa
The genomic region above belongs to Arachis duranensis cultivar V14167 chromosome 3, aradu.V14167.gnm2.J7QH, whole genome shotgun sequence and contains:
- the LOC107477463 gene encoding ubiquitin-like modifier-activating enzyme atg7, whose translation is MSRKEGALLQFAPMQSSVDEGFWHRFSSLKLNKLGIDDSPLPIIGFYAPCSHSQVSNHLTLLAESLPSESSDSSLVPEPSSGNRNKCSVPGILYNTNTVEGFHALDKMKLLKEEAAKIWNDIVTGKAVEDCSMLSRFLLISFADLKKWSFHYWFAFPALMLDPPAALVNLRPASQWLSAAEAESLSTACNEWRNSKSTADVPFFLVTIDPQSRATIRLLKDWDACQSDAHKILFGFYDPCHLPNNPGWPLRNFLALISAKWNLKSVQFLCYRENRGFADMGLSLVGEALITVSEGWKDTMPNAVGWELNKGRKVPRCISLAQSMDPTRLAVSAADLNLKLMRWRALPSLNLSALSSVKCLLLGAGTLGCQVARMLMAWGVRKITLVDNGKVAMSNPLRQSLYTLDDCLNGGSFKAIAAVESLKRIFPAVEAEGVVMAIPMPGHPVNSQEQESVLDDCRRLSDLIDAHDSVFLLTDTRESRWLPTLLCANTNKITITAALGFDSFLVMRHGAGPFSHAHGFNAETAISSSSDVHKIKDAKGKHRLGCYFCNDVVAPTDSTSNRTLDQQCTVTRPGLAPIASALAVELLVSILHHPEGIFAEGDISSNVIGTSEQPLGILPHQIRGSLAQFSQMTLVGYSSSSCTACCDTVLSEYRNKGMEFILQAINHPTYLEDLTGLTELMKSASAFSLDWDKDDDGGGGGDEDCVEI